In Candidatus Nealsonbacteria bacterium DGGOD1a, one DNA window encodes the following:
- a CDS encoding class F sortase encodes MRLKILSKRAMLTVALFSGSVLFAAILLPHTPKNLIHDGSASLIENAAILSNEEPASVELPARLKIPTIDVDSAVIPMGLTSDGAMDVPKSPTEVAWFDLGLRPGENGAAVIAGHYGWKNNTPGVFDNLYKLAVGDKIFVEDEKGSTAAFVVREVKIYGKDEAVPDAFVSSDGKAHLNLVTCAGAWDKAEKTRFERLIVFTDKE; translated from the coding sequence ATGCGCCTGAAAATCCTGTCAAAACGAGCGATGTTGACGGTTGCCCTTTTTTCGGGGTCTGTTCTGTTCGCGGCCATTCTTTTGCCTCATACCCCAAAAAACTTAATTCATGACGGTTCGGCGTCGCTTATTGAAAATGCCGCCATTCTCTCAAATGAAGAACCGGCAAGCGTTGAATTGCCGGCGCGCCTTAAAATTCCGACAATTGATGTTGACTCCGCCGTTATTCCGATGGGCCTTACTTCCGACGGAGCAATGGATGTGCCGAAAAGCCCCACCGAAGTGGCATGGTTCGACCTCGGACTGCGCCCCGGAGAAAATGGCGCCGCCGTTATTGCCGGCCACTACGGCTGGAAAAACAATACACCGGGGGTATTTGATAATTTATATAAATTGGCCGTAGGCGACAAGATATTCGTTGAAGACGAAAAGGGATCAACCGCGGCTTTTGTTGTGCGCGAAGTTAAAATATACGGCAAAGATGAGGCCGTTCCGGATGCGTTTGTCTCAAGCGACGGGAAGGCGCATCTCAATCTCGTTACTTGCGCGGGAGCTTGGGATAAGGCGGAAAAAACCCGTTTCGAGCGGCTCATAGTTTTTACCGACAAAGAATAG
- a CDS encoding cysteine synthase family protein, producing MNTILSAIGNTPLVEIKKLNPNPEVKTFAKLEGFNPGGSMKDRVALAMIEDAEKTGRLTKDKTIIEITNGNTGVGIAMVAAAKGYKTIIVSPETASEERRRVIAGFGAKVILVKPEMWRQGAINMVNEMVAKDSGLVVLNQYINKENCQAHYRTTAKEIISQVPGPIDYFISCVGTGGTISGIARQLKERYPQVRVIGIQPRIWSSGSSIETNAPAPVLAANAPCADHSKVLVDAIVEIGEKEAGEMARRITMEEGIFAGISSGAAMLVAQNYARKAKSGTIVTIFPDRGEQYLSTEIFKT from the coding sequence ATGAATACAATATTAAGCGCCATCGGAAACACGCCGCTGGTGGAAATCAAAAAATTGAATCCCAATCCCGAAGTGAAGACATTTGCCAAGCTGGAAGGTTTTAATCCCGGCGGGTCAATGAAAGACCGCGTGGCTTTGGCGATGATCGAGGACGCGGAAAAGACCGGCCGGTTAACAAAGGATAAAACGATAATCGAGATTACCAACGGCAACACCGGCGTGGGAATCGCGATGGTGGCCGCGGCCAAGGGCTATAAGACTATTATTGTGTCACCAGAAACCGCCAGCGAAGAACGGCGGCGGGTTATCGCCGGATTCGGCGCTAAAGTTATATTGGTTAAACCCGAGATGTGGCGTCAAGGCGCGATCAATATGGTTAACGAAATGGTTGCCAAAGACTCCGGTCTGGTGGTTTTGAACCAGTACATCAACAAGGAAAATTGCCAGGCCCATTATCGCACCACCGCCAAGGAAATTATCAGCCAGGTACCCGGGCCGATCGATTATTTCATTTCTTGCGTCGGTACCGGCGGGACGATTTCCGGTATCGCGCGGCAACTGAAAGAACGGTATCCGCAAGTGCGGGTTATCGGCATTCAGCCCCGAATATGGAGCAGCGGATCTTCAATCGAGACTAACGCGCCCGCGCCGGTATTGGCCGCCAACGCGCCTTGCGCCGACCATTCCAAGGTTTTGGTTGATGCGATTGTCGAGATCGGCGAAAAAGAAGCGGGCGAAATGGCGCGCCGCATAACCATGGAAGAAGGTATTTTTGCCGGAATCAGTTCCGGCGCGGCCATGCTGGTGGCGCAAAATTACGCGCGCAAGGCCAAAAGCGGCACGATCGTCACGATCTTTCCCGACAGAGGCGAACAATATCTTTCAACGGAAATATTTAAAACTTAG
- a CDS encoding cysteine synthase family protein produces MNSILSLIGNTPLVEIKKLNPNPNVKIFAKLEGFNPTGSIKDRIALAMIEDAEKTGRLKKGQTIIEPTSGNTGISVAMVAAMKAYKVIIMMPEHMSVERRKMIKAFGAELILVKPEEWRDAAIKKVKAMVAADGNLVMLNQFENQQNCDIHYRTTGKEIINEIGGEVDYFIAGVGTGGTITGIARSLRESCPDVRVIGIQPMPGEKIEGLKSVKDGYVPPILCPSLPCADHSKSLIDIIIDVDSAGAFAAAKDLARKEGLFVGASSGAAMAMAIKYARKIEKGVIVTVFPDRGEKYLSTEMFAA; encoded by the coding sequence ATGAATTCAATACTTTCGCTGATCGGAAACACCCCGCTGGTGGAAATCAAAAAACTGAATCCGAATCCGAATGTTAAAATATTTGCCAAACTTGAGGGTTTCAATCCCACCGGGTCAATCAAAGACAGAATTGCTTTGGCGATGATCGAGGATGCGGAGAAGACCGGCCGGCTGAAAAAGGGACAAACTATAATCGAACCGACCAGCGGGAATACCGGCATCAGCGTCGCGATGGTGGCGGCCATGAAAGCTTACAAGGTTATTATTATGATGCCTGAACATATGAGCGTCGAACGCCGAAAAATGATCAAGGCTTTCGGCGCGGAACTGATTCTGGTCAAGCCCGAAGAATGGCGCGACGCGGCGATAAAAAAAGTGAAAGCGATGGTGGCGGCCGACGGAAATTTGGTGATGCTCAACCAATTCGAAAATCAGCAGAATTGCGATATTCATTATCGAACGACCGGCAAGGAAATAATCAACGAGATCGGCGGAGAAGTCGACTATTTTATCGCCGGCGTGGGAACGGGAGGAACGATAACCGGGATTGCCCGAAGTTTGCGGGAGAGTTGCCCCGATGTGCGTGTGATCGGGATCCAGCCTATGCCGGGAGAAAAAATTGAAGGGTTAAAATCAGTCAAAGACGGCTATGTCCCGCCGATCCTCTGCCCAAGTCTGCCTTGCGCGGACCATTCAAAGTCGCTAATCGATATCATTATAGATGTTGATTCCGCGGGAGCTTTCGCCGCGGCCAAGGATTTGGCGCGAAAAGAAGGACTGTTTGTCGGCGCCAGTTCGGGCGCGGCGATGGCAATGGCGATAAAATACGCGCGAAAAATCGAAAAAGGCGTAATTGTCACCGTGTTTCCCGACCGCGGAGAAAAATATTTGAGCACGGAAATGTTTGCCGCGTAA
- a CDS encoding GtrA family protein: MNKFDAIIAAAIGEATAWYFINLLGEQGVVEKLGWLGQYLWILAIIFPILAALALWIASLIGKKFVSIYQLAKFLLIGVIATIFDLGTLAFFINVSGISSGLGFNLFKGASFIIATVLKYIPDKYWAFKKKEAANIKKEFIQFFAVTLIGLAINVFIADFIVNVTGPQFGLPAKLWANLGGIGAVIVTFAWNFIGYKFIVFKK, from the coding sequence ATGAATAAATTCGACGCGATCATCGCCGCGGCCATTGGCGAAGCCACGGCATGGTATTTTATCAATCTTTTGGGTGAACAAGGCGTGGTGGAAAAATTGGGATGGTTGGGACAATATCTATGGATATTGGCGATAATTTTTCCGATATTGGCCGCGCTCGCGCTATGGATCGCCTCGCTGATAGGTAAAAAGTTCGTTTCAATTTACCAGCTGGCCAAATTCTTGCTCATTGGAGTGATCGCCACAATTTTTGATCTGGGAACATTGGCTTTCTTTATAAATGTTTCCGGCATAAGCTCCGGCTTGGGTTTTAATTTGTTCAAAGGCGCGTCATTTATTATTGCCACGGTTTTAAAATATATTCCCGACAAATATTGGGCCTTCAAAAAGAAAGAGGCGGCAAACATAAAAAAAGAATTCATCCAATTTTTCGCGGTTACGCTTATCGGTTTGGCGATTAATGTGTTTATCGCCGATTTCATCGTTAATGTGACGGGGCCGCAATTCGGCTTGCCCGCCAAACTCTGGGCAAATCTGGGCGGCATCGGCGCGGTAATCGTAACTTTCGCGTGGAACTTTATCGGCTATAAATTTATAGTATTTAAGAAATAG
- a CDS encoding four helix bundle protein produces MSNLKSEKSNNIRFRAYDFSIVVIELVKDFPQTKMYMIFMDQLLRSATSIGANVFEAKSSSSKKDFARFYEIALKSANETIYWLSLLKDSRLVETNKCAALVKEAEEICRMIGSSLLTMRNKR; encoded by the coding sequence ATGTCAAATCTAAAATCTGAAAAATCCAACAATATCAGATTCAGAGCATATGATTTTTCTATAGTGGTGATCGAATTGGTAAAAGATTTTCCGCAAACCAAGATGTATATGATTTTTATGGATCAATTGTTGAGATCGGCAACTTCAATCGGTGCCAATGTATTTGAAGCTAAATCATCAAGCTCAAAAAAAGATTTTGCGCGATTTTACGAAATTGCTTTAAAAAGTGCGAACGAAACCATATATTGGCTTTCTCTTTTGAAAGACAGCCGCTTGGTAGAAACTAATAAATGTGCCGCTTTAGTTAAAGAAGCGGAAGAAATTTGTAGAATGATCGGATCGAGTTTGCTAACTATGCGAAATAAAAGATAG
- the dnaX gene encoding DNA polymerase III subunit gamma/tau gives MENLVLYRKYRPQSFADVAGQDHVTVTIQNEIKSGHVAHAYLFSGPRGCGKTTTARIIAKAVNCLNRKPDESEPCNRCANCLEISSGRAIDLIEIDAASHRGIDDIRELREGIKFAPTKLKYKVFIIDECHQLSKDASNALLKTLEEPPAHAIFILATTELHKILATILSRCQRFDFRKLTLPELAARLQKLADAERVKVEKAALELVALSSGGSVRDSESLLGQVLVSGGGKKTAIKAEDIRRILGMTEIKSVGEFAGLLSQNKTAAAVNYLNDIVENGYDIHEYAKSILGYLRQALILSIVGAKTAPNDNFMITGLTNEEFELLRGQTIAMGESKIKKTIEIFLSAQEKIRYSPIPQLPLELAIVEACTV, from the coding sequence ATGGAAAACCTCGTTTTATATCGCAAATACCGGCCGCAATCTTTCGCGGATGTGGCGGGTCAAGATCATGTAACGGTTACGATCCAAAACGAAATCAAAAGCGGACATGTCGCCCACGCATATTTGTTTTCCGGGCCGCGCGGGTGCGGCAAAACCACCACGGCGCGCATCATCGCCAAAGCCGTAAACTGTCTCAACCGCAAACCGGACGAATCCGAACCGTGCAACCGATGCGCCAATTGTTTGGAAATATCGAGCGGTCGGGCCATTGATCTGATTGAAATCGACGCGGCAAGCCATCGCGGCATCGATGACATCCGCGAACTGCGCGAAGGCATCAAATTCGCGCCCACCAAGCTCAAATACAAAGTTTTTATCATTGATGAATGCCACCAGCTGTCCAAAGACGCTTCCAACGCGCTATTAAAGACTTTGGAAGAACCGCCGGCGCACGCAATCTTTATATTGGCCACCACCGAACTTCACAAAATTTTGGCCACGATCCTGTCGCGGTGCCAGAGATTCGATTTTCGCAAATTGACCTTGCCCGAGCTTGCGGCGCGCCTGCAAAAGCTGGCCGACGCCGAAAGAGTGAAAGTGGAAAAAGCCGCCTTGGAATTGGTGGCATTGAGCTCCGGCGGATCGGTGCGCGATTCGGAAAGCCTGCTGGGCCAGGTATTGGTGTCGGGCGGCGGCAAAAAAACCGCGATAAAAGCCGAAGATATCCGTCGGATATTGGGAATGACCGAAATCAAATCCGTGGGTGAATTCGCGGGTTTGCTGTCGCAAAACAAAACCGCGGCCGCGGTCAACTATTTAAACGATATCGTTGAAAACGGATATGACATTCATGAATATGCCAAAAGCATTTTGGGCTACTTGCGCCAAGCGCTCATTCTTTCGATTGTCGGCGCCAAAACCGCCCCAAACGACAACTTTATGATCACCGGATTGACTAATGAAGAATTTGAATTACTGCGCGGGCAAACAATCGCGATGGGCGAGTCAAAGATAAAAAAAACTATCGAAATCTTTCTTTCGGCGCAAGAAAAAATAAGATATTCGCCAATACCGCAATTACCGCTTGAGCTTGCGATCGTGGAAGCTTGCACAGTTTAA
- a CDS encoding peptidoglycan-binding protein, whose translation MNTKILLFCFFCALAASNILFAANASAALDAPIIPANMAVGSVGEDVRNLQKFLNAAGFTVSLGGPGSPGNETATFGGATRAALTRFQSANGIAATGAFDNRTRILFAVLNLRNQIAFLQQQLAAMLANTNQNNNSNAVDDTSGPHIATLKINNGGDSGYVDTGDYITIIFNEAINPRSINSGLDAGDRVTGVAYYETGGVSVSSNGKVVIKNIAEFDMGSVRNAGTFAVKLALDPNGKILTVTLSGGGDLDIADENFGQIAQSGGTVYDKHGNKMTTDSDAGTAAGTFGGKNTSGSGNSPYITSIAIFNGGDNGYIDKGDYIEITFNKAINPKSINEDLTNGGTMVNLYSSDIGGVSVSSDGRVNIGAIASFDSGTVKTAGNFTSKVFLNSTGRVLTVTLTGGSDVEITGEDFDSAAQIAGAIEDTYGNVMQGDQNMDDPYGTFGGNNGGPSIASISVYNGGDAGYIDEGDYINITFTKAIDPSSINGSLSRNNTVSNIGYSQTGGVTVSSSGTVTVRNIAVFDMESVHRYQNYTVDLALNSGGDILTIILTGGNSNEITHETLDNAIQIGGTVTDEDGNAMNDGSSIANPTGTFGGKL comes from the coding sequence ATGAATACAAAAATACTGTTGTTTTGTTTCTTTTGCGCTTTGGCGGCGAGCAACATTTTATTTGCCGCGAATGCCAGCGCCGCATTGGACGCACCGATAATCCCGGCCAACATGGCTGTTGGATCGGTAGGGGAAGATGTGAGAAACCTGCAAAAATTTTTAAATGCCGCGGGTTTTACGGTTTCGCTTGGCGGACCCGGATCGCCGGGAAATGAAACCGCGACTTTCGGCGGCGCCACGCGCGCGGCTTTAACAAGATTTCAGTCCGCCAACGGCATTGCCGCGACCGGAGCGTTCGATAACCGCACGCGCATATTGTTTGCCGTTCTGAATTTGAGAAATCAAATAGCTTTTCTTCAGCAACAGCTGGCGGCTATGCTGGCCAATACAAACCAAAACAACAATTCCAACGCCGTTGACGATACCTCAGGACCGCATATCGCCACATTAAAAATCAATAACGGCGGCGACAGTGGCTATGTCGATACCGGCGATTACATTACAATAATTTTCAACGAAGCGATAAACCCCCGATCAATCAACAGCGGCCTTGACGCGGGAGACAGAGTAACCGGAGTGGCCTATTATGAAACCGGCGGCGTGAGCGTTTCTTCGAACGGAAAGGTGGTTATAAAAAATATCGCCGAATTCGATATGGGATCAGTGAGAAACGCGGGCACATTCGCGGTTAAACTGGCTCTTGATCCCAACGGCAAAATTTTGACCGTCACCCTTTCCGGGGGCGGCGATCTGGATATTGCCGATGAGAATTTCGGCCAAATCGCGCAATCCGGCGGCACGGTTTATGACAAACACGGCAATAAAATGACCACCGATTCGGATGCCGGCACCGCCGCGGGAACCTTCGGCGGCAAAAACACGAGCGGCAGCGGCAACAGCCCCTACATAACTTCAATCGCTATTTTTAACGGCGGCGACAACGGTTATATCGACAAGGGCGATTATATTGAAATCACATTCAACAAAGCAATCAATCCCAAGTCGATAAACGAGGATTTGACAAACGGCGGTACCATGGTCAATCTGTATTCGTCCGATATCGGCGGCGTGAGCGTTTCTTCGGATGGAAGAGTAAATATCGGCGCGATCGCGTCATTCGACTCGGGAACGGTTAAAACCGCGGGAAATTTCACCTCGAAAGTTTTCCTCAATTCAACCGGCCGGGTATTGACAGTCACTTTGACCGGCGGCAGCGATGTTGAAATCACCGGCGAAGATTTTGATTCCGCCGCGCAAATCGCCGGCGCTATCGAAGACACTTACGGCAATGTGATGCAGGGCGATCAAAATATGGATGATCCGTACGGCACTTTCGGCGGCAACAACGGCGGCCCGAGCATCGCTTCAATCTCGGTATATAACGGCGGCGACGCGGGTTATATCGATGAAGGAGATTATATCAACATAACTTTCACCAAAGCAATTGATCCGTCATCAATCAATGGAAGTTTGAGCCGAAATAATACGGTTAGCAACATCGGTTATTCGCAAACGGGCGGTGTGACAGTATCCTCTTCGGGTACCGTAACCGTCAGAAATATCGCGGTTTTTGATATGGAATCGGTTCACAGATATCAAAATTATACCGTTGATTTGGCATTGAATTCCGGCGGCGATATTTTAACGATCATATTGACCGGCGGAAATTCAAACGAAATAACCCATGAAACACTCGATAATGCGATTCAGATAGGCGGAACCGTTACCGATGAAGATGGCAACGCGATGAACGACGGTTCAAGCATCGCCAATCCCACCGGTACCTTTGGCGGAAAGCTCTAG
- the pyrF gene encoding orotidine-5'-phosphate decarboxylase, which produces MQASEEMIKNARERIIYALDVSGSVAAMPTIKTIAPLVGIIKTGLELITSGEAPEVIKAIQGMGGQVFYDGKFDDIPNTVGRATKIAAGFGVKMINVHASAGKESIKAAIANKGKSLILGVTILTSIDETECKSIFGDTPGNKVVQFAEMLVDLGADGIICSPKELVLLGKIEKFNHLLKITPGVRPVWAETGDQKRVMTPADAIKAGATHLVIGRPISSPPKEIGSPTNAAYLIAKEIAEAMA; this is translated from the coding sequence ATGCAAGCAAGCGAAGAGATGATAAAAAACGCGCGAGAGCGAATAATCTACGCCCTTGATGTAAGTGGTTCGGTAGCCGCAATGCCTACAATTAAGACTATCGCACCATTAGTAGGTATCATTAAGACTGGATTGGAGTTAATCACATCAGGAGAAGCCCCGGAAGTAATAAAGGCAATCCAAGGAATGGGAGGCCAAGTTTTCTACGACGGTAAATTTGATGATATTCCAAATACCGTCGGTAGAGCTACCAAGATTGCCGCTGGATTCGGCGTTAAAATGATTAACGTCCACGCCTCAGCTGGTAAAGAATCCATCAAGGCCGCAATTGCTAACAAGGGCAAATCCCTTATTTTGGGAGTTACCATCCTGACTTCCATTGATGAGACCGAATGTAAATCGATATTCGGTGATACGCCCGGCAATAAAGTAGTCCAGTTTGCCGAAATGCTGGTTGACTTGGGAGCAGATGGTATCATTTGTTCACCCAAGGAATTGGTATTACTCGGCAAGATTGAAAAATTCAACCATCTGTTGAAGATTACTCCCGGCGTAAGGCCAGTATGGGCAGAGACAGGCGACCAAAAGAGGGTAATGACCCCAGCTGATGCGATAAAGGCAGGCGCAACCCATTTAGTGATTGGGCGTCCGATATCTTCACCCCCAAAAGAGATAGGGTCGCCAACTAACGCGGCGTATCTAATCGCCAAGGAAATAGCAGAAGCAATGGCATAA
- a CDS encoding phosphoribosyltransferase translates to MKPKRLTAKQIFEKRRDYLDIARQRDAYYERIGNSPLVGYAGKYNGPDGQKLQFVGFAYINVAKLEECPADDLDFIGTELADKARAKLGQLSKKTVLVAAPVGGYALSIDLGRKLKCRTIKAEKKVTKVGIEGQRDETKLVLDRHELSESDEVIIVEDVCNNFSTTLDLIRLVESFGAKVIAIVCYLNRSPDYDFVYNPSGTEYNIPIIPLVRQIIAEFKQDAPEVMEDIKKGNIEWKPKKKESWARLMKAMRAVS, encoded by the coding sequence ATGAAACCAAAAAGATTGACGGCAAAGCAAATCTTTGAAAAACGGCGCGATTATCTTGATATTGCGCGACAAAGAGACGCTTATTATGAGCGTATAGGTAACAGCCCTCTTGTTGGTTACGCGGGCAAGTATAACGGTCCTGACGGCCAGAAATTGCAGTTTGTCGGATTTGCATATATCAATGTTGCAAAACTGGAAGAATGTCCAGCTGATGACCTCGATTTCATAGGCACCGAATTGGCCGATAAAGCAAGAGCAAAGTTAGGCCAATTGTCCAAAAAAACTGTTCTCGTGGCAGCTCCTGTCGGCGGTTATGCCCTATCAATTGACCTTGGGCGCAAACTAAAATGCCGGACAATCAAGGCCGAGAAGAAAGTAACCAAGGTCGGAATTGAGGGCCAGCGTGACGAAACCAAGCTGGTTTTAGACCGCCACGAGCTATCAGAAAGTGATGAAGTTATAATTGTTGAGGATGTTTGCAATAATTTCTCAACAACGCTTGACCTAATCCGCTTGGTAGAAAGTTTTGGCGCAAAGGTAATTGCTATCGTATGCTACTTGAACAGGTCTCCTGACTACGACTTCGTATATAATCCCAGTGGCACAGAATACAATATCCCCATTATCCCACTGGTGCGCCAAATAATAGCAGAATTCAAACAAGATGCCCCAGAGGTAATGGAGGACATTAAAAAAGGGAACATCGAATGGAAACCAAAGAAAAAGGAAAGCTGGGCCAGGTTAATGAAAGCAATGAGGGCTGTATCTTAA
- a CDS encoding GIY-YIG nuclease family protein, which yields MQYSTYILECADGSFYVGCTNDIERRLKQHNDSKWGAHYTKIRRPVELRYAETFNDLKSARQRETEIKSWRREKKLELIVALPIKGRS from the coding sequence ATGCAGTATTCCACCTATATTCTCGAATGTGCCGATGGGAGTTTTTATGTTGGATGCACTAACGATATAGAGCGCAGATTAAAACAGCACAACGATTCAAAGTGGGGCGCGCATTACACAAAAATTCGCCGACCAGTGGAATTGCGATATGCGGAAACATTTAACGATCTTAAATCCGCTAGACAACGCGAAACTGAAATAAAAAGCTGGCGCCGCGAAAAGAAGCTGGAATTAATTGTCGCTCTTCCAATCAAAGGCCGGAGTTGA
- a CDS encoding DUF2726 domain-containing protein has translation MDSFVDFTPIYKMMADMFLVIFNTLFWGFLSMWPVWTFVLVIVIIVLLERKHIRNFFDWAGWEFFEILTRIFGLYILYLLLLFFSQRDNFWKWVFYGSIVMIVIVAICSLISSINVRIIRKKIEILITGVKENNLEESIYKFIDEYSHSSRKLTKWNYRGYSFDPYKLEDLSNILQDKGINASVAETLYLVKRYIEKRERAATLLSLEGINRSIAKQNESNFPYQINNNFLTENEKKLYYALENFGKKNNFHILSKVRLEDLLYLPLKTKNRWKYHNKVKSYHIDFVICDYQSLKPKIAIELNDSTHSRPDRQKRDKFIKEVFESINLPLLWMETHNFYDPNEISTRILNILNPNQN, from the coding sequence ATGGACTCTTTTGTTGATTTTACGCCAATCTATAAAATGATGGCAGATATGTTCTTGGTTATTTTTAATACGCTATTTTGGGGATTTTTATCAATGTGGCCAGTATGGACTTTTGTTTTGGTTATTGTAATCATCGTGCTTTTAGAAAGAAAACACATAAGAAATTTTTTTGATTGGGCAGGCTGGGAATTCTTTGAGATTTTAACGCGAATTTTTGGCTTATATATCCTATATTTGCTTTTGTTATTTTTTTCTCAAAGAGATAATTTTTGGAAATGGGTTTTTTATGGTTCAATAGTTATGATTGTAATTGTAGCAATCTGCTCATTGATTAGTTCGATAAATGTTAGAATAATTAGAAAAAAAATTGAAATACTTATAACAGGCGTAAAAGAAAACAACCTTGAAGAAAGTATTTATAAATTTATCGATGAATATAGCCATAGTAGTAGAAAATTAACAAAATGGAACTATCGAGGATATTCATTTGATCCCTATAAATTGGAAGATTTATCGAATATTCTTCAAGATAAGGGAATCAATGCTTCGGTGGCCGAAACTCTATATTTAGTAAAAAGATATATCGAAAAGCGCGAGCGAGCAGCAACTTTACTTAGTCTGGAAGGAATAAACAGATCAATAGCGAAGCAAAATGAAAGCAATTTTCCATATCAAATAAATAACAATTTCCTTACCGAGAATGAAAAGAAATTATATTACGCATTAGAGAATTTTGGAAAGAAAAATAACTTCCACATCCTATCAAAGGTTAGGCTTGAGGATTTGCTTTATCTCCCGCTAAAAACGAAAAATCGCTGGAAATATCATAATAAAGTAAAATCATATCACATTGATTTTGTAATATGTGATTATCAAAGTTTAAAACCAAAAATTGCGATTGAACTTAATGATTCAACCCATTCTCGCCCCGATAGACAAAAACGTGACAAATTTATTAAAGAAGTTTTCGAGAGTATAAATCTACCATTGCTGTGGATGGAAACTCATAATTTCTATGATCCAAATGAAATTTCAACAAGAATATTGAATATATTAAACCCCAACCAAAATTAA
- a CDS encoding AAA family ATPase, which translates to MIIFINGSINAGKSTVAKILAERIGNAALVEIDVLREMIGWMPIDRAVPINLKNALSAIKNFADEGLNIIVPYPLSQKNYDYLKKELTGIDSDIFFSRWRRNWPGY; encoded by the coding sequence ATGATTATATTTATTAATGGTTCGATCAATGCCGGGAAAAGCACTGTTGCCAAGATATTGGCCGAGAGAATCGGTAACGCGGCTTTGGTTGAAATTGATGTCCTTAGGGAAATGATCGGATGGATGCCGATTGACCGGGCTGTTCCCATCAATCTCAAAAACGCGTTATCGGCAATTAAAAATTTTGCCGATGAAGGATTGAATATCATTGTTCCTTACCCGTTATCGCAGAAAAATTACGACTATTTGAAAAAGGAATTAACGGGCATTGATTCGGATATCTTTTTTTCACGCTGGCGCCGGAATTGGCCAGGATATTAA
- a CDS encoding NUDIX domain-containing protein: protein MEKPAGKIIMGNVCFIIDRKNNKVLLLKRNRAPMQSMYTGVGGKTLSNESPFDSCVREAKEETGLDISEVKLKGAVKTILDGGDSSWILSVYTAGGFCGEMIECGEGKLEWVDINSINSRKLIGFIEKIMPYILDESVIFDGVIIHDIKGNVIKDSIKTYSAQN from the coding sequence ATGGAAAAACCGGCTGGTAAAATTATTATGGGCAATGTGTGCTTTATTATTGATAGAAAAAACAATAAAGTGTTGTTGCTCAAAAGAAACCGCGCGCCGATGCAATCCATGTATACGGGCGTGGGCGGCAAAACCTTATCCAATGAAAGTCCGTTTGACTCTTGCGTTCGCGAGGCCAAAGAAGAAACCGGATTGGATATTTCGGAGGTTAAACTCAAGGGTGCGGTAAAAACAATTTTGGATGGAGGCGACTCTTCGTGGATTCTTTCGGTTTACACTGCCGGCGGTTTTTGCGGCGAGATGATTGAATGCGGTGAAGGAAAACTGGAATGGGTTGATATCAACTCCATCAATTCCCGCAAATTGATCGGGTTTATAGAAAAGATAATGCCGTATATTCTGGACGAGAGCGTAATCTTTGATGGAGTGATTATTCACGACATCAAAGGCAATGTTATCAAGGATAGCATCAAAACATATTCGGCGCAGAATTAA